DNA from Fusarium musae strain F31 chromosome 7, whole genome shotgun sequence:
TTTCCAGACGAAATTAGCACTGTACTTCGATCTGAGCCGCATGTGTTTGATCTGTTTCCATCGAGAAGGCTGCTTGTTACTGCACATCAGAGCTACTTGCGCTTCTCGATCACCTGGCGCAATTACAGGGGACCTCAACTGTAAACGGTCTGTAGTTAAGCAGTGCCGTCACTTTCGGCCCCGCTCCCCACTTCACCCCGCCAAACCAGCTCCGACAGATTGATTGACTCACCAAGCCCTTCAAAAATTCCAGAATAGTATCATCTCAACTCCAGATACCTGCCCCCCGATATCTCACACATCCTCTATTATGGCCACGGTCGATACAACAGGTCAGCTAGGTACTCTCTACTGCCAACACCTGTCTCTCTGCTAACTTACCCAAGCCGCTACTCCGGCTGAGCAACCTCaggcttcttcaacctcagatTTCGAGTCCGTCTCTAAACCCATCCGCTTCTCACTCCTCTAACAACTTACCAGTATCGTCGAAACTTACCGCGGCCTTCTTGCATCAGACCCATACCTCACCAAGCCCGTCGCCGCCATCGAGTCCCTAATCGCTCTTCTCAACGCCCACCCTTCCACCACCGTTTTCGAGATCCTCGACACCGTCAAAGCGCACTCCGATCGCCTCAAAGCCTCCGTTGCGAATCCCGTACCCCTTTCCGCCGGAACCGATCTCTTTCTTCAGTACCTCGTCTCGTCGCTGCGTCAACAGGATGGCAGCTTCGAGGCCGTGAGGCAACATCTTCTCCGAAACGGACGCCTGTTTGCCCAGCGTGCTAATGCCGCGCGAGAAGGCATTGCAGACGCAGGATGGAGGCTGATTCACGAGGGTCAATGTATTCTCACACACGGTGCTTCGCGATCAGTTGTTGGAATTCTGGAGCGTGCGGTGCAGAACCTCGGTgccgccaagttcaaggttaTTTATGTGCGAGAGGAAACCCGCGTTGAGGAGAGTGATCGCATAGTGCGCGAGCTCCGCTCAAAGGGTATTCCTGTCGCTGAGATCGCAGAGGCTT
Protein-coding regions in this window:
- a CDS encoding hypothetical protein (BUSCO:EOG09262X8R) — protein: MATVDTTAATPAEQPQASSTSDFDIVETYRGLLASDPYLTKPVAAIESLIALLNAHPSTTVFEILDTVKAHSDRLKASVANPVPLSAGTDLFLQYLVSSLRQQDGSFEAVRQHLLRNGRLFAQRANAAREGIADAGWRLIHEGQCILTHGASRSVVGILERAVQNLGAAKFKVIYVREETRVEESDRIVRELRSKGIPVAEIAEASVAYVMGLLRQVDMVIVGAEAVTSNGGIISRMGTLQLSKLAAQAGLPFYVAAETHKFARKFVMDQRDIGFKQEILDFSVDNKSKDIVDAVDFTPPDLISKLITENGIKLPGYVFEQLLDIYGSLNG